From the genome of Glycine soja cultivar W05 chromosome 14, ASM419377v2, whole genome shotgun sequence:
ATGTCATGTGAAGGGGGGATTTAGGGTCATGCTATTTGTTCTACCTCAAATCTGACCTCATCTAAGGGGTTACCAAGTAGAATGGTTTAACAGACTGGCACCACACTTAATCAACATCCACTGCATAATGTATAATCAAGCAGTTTATGTTTACCTTGGGTAACAACAAGATCCCCATTCCACCATTCTCTCATCTATGCAAAACACAAGCAAACAACCTCTCATTTACCGAGTGCTGCCAGCAGAGGAAAACAAACCTTGTACTGTTCTGCAATAACTAATTTCTGGGTGAAGCCCCCACCAAAATTGgtcaatatatttttgaaagtgGAAAAGCATCATGAACATGACATGGCAACAATAGCCAAACAAAGTAATGGTTCCAATTCCGcaagaaaaaaaactcaaatggtTGATTCCATAGCTCAAAAAATGTCCAAATGATGTCAAATTTAGAGATTTATTACATCATAAGCATCAGATCAAACAAAACTGGAATTCAACCAGGACAATTTTTTGTCATAAGCTTCTATAAGCTTTTCACAACTAAAATCCTGATTAACAGAGGCGCAGATGAGCAGACACAAAAACCAAATAGAAAACATTGAAGTATAAAAACTGATGTGTGATAAATAATGACAAAACCATGGACCACAACTTATGATCACATCAAACAGCAAACTAGTGCCTTTGGTGCTGTAACTAATTATTCGGAGGAGTATATGAAGCAATTATAACCAAATGAACATCTACAGCAAGTACATTGGGAGAAGGAAGATATACACATTTAGATATTTCAACTTGTACAGATTAGGAAGATCATTGAAATATCCATAGCTCTTCAGTGAAGAATATTTACAAAACATGGCAAAATCTGTCACTTTGTGTAGTACAACAACAAtgccttatcccactagatgaggtcggctacatggatcacacGACACCATTCGGCACGGTTAAAATTGTGtagtattaaatataaaaactacTACCTTTCAGTGGGTTAATTGGCAAACAATTGTTTTATCATGCATTGTTTCTACTTTCTTCCAACATAAGATCCCAATTTAGACAAATCAGGAACCCAGAATGACAACTCAGATGATCCTGTAGCAAACATAAGACTTCCAGGAGCCCACTTTATTACAGGAGGTCCAGTATCAGAAGTTGCACTCCTCCAACTTGCAACCTAGACAAGACAAAACGAAAACATTGAATGGTAAGTACTATAGTCATTTACAGGTTATTAAAAGTTGCTATAACAACAGATAATGAGTGTTTTCTTCTGCTTAATTTTATGCCAAGTCTAGTTTCAGTCAACTATTCTCAGGGTAGGGCATTCTTGAATGTttcagtgaaaaataaaaagggaaaatatgcTTGTAAAGTTGAAAGCATACCATCATGACTGGAGAATGACTATATTAacatttattaaataacaaatccaaacaaatatatataaagaaaatagttatgaaatgaagaaaagaagataTAGCTTATTATACTTCTTTGCCACTTCGAACACTCCATGCATAGATGCTGCCATCCCCAGAAcctgtcaaagaatccaaatgtAAAACTAAAGTTTAGCATTACAAAACAGCACAGGCAGTAAGCAGCAACCAACAGGGTCACATATATAAATGAGAGGATTGAAAATACAAGACAAAGCAAAACAATTGCATGATGtatgcatttttaaaaataatcatattcatTAAAGCTTTCTTCCAAAACACAATTTCAGGCAAGAAATAGCAGGGTAATAAAAGTTCAATGTGCCAAAAGTAATATGTGCAAACAATGAGTTTACCAAATGAATAATGATCAGGAACTTTTTGGGTGATCTGAAAATGCTTACCAGATATTACAAACATTCCCTCAGGGCTAAAAGAAGCTTCTAATGTGGAGTTGCATGAGATAGGTGTGACAATATATGTGGATAactatgtaaaaataataagaacaatCACACACAAAGACTTTCAAAGCACATATAAATCAAGTGAAAGAACCAAGTAAAAGTGGACTGGGTTAACTACGGAAGATACTAACAAGTGTGCCACGAAATGAGTCAAGCACATGAATATGCCCATCTGCTGTTGTTAAAAGCATGAGTCTCCCATCATTACTAAATTTCACAACATTTGCATCAGAAATATCTCCCCCAACAGAAAATATCTCAAAGGGACCCTGTAGCGAGTGAGTTTTACCATATTAGATTATAAGTGTACGTCACAATTAATAGACAACAAAAGCCAAGTTTTATGCATATTCTCATGTTAAATTTgcaaaccttttcatacttgcGAGCATCAAACATTCTTATGTATCCTCCAAAGGCAATTGCAAAGACAAGCCCTTGATCATCATATGATATAGCAGGCCTTCCTTGTACATGTAAAAGtccctatttatttttaaagtaagaaGCCCCTAAAAAATTCATATGATGTATAACAAACAAAAGGATATTGAATAAACAAGTAATTGCTTGCACATGCTACCTGGCACTTCTCAGCCCTTTGATCCCACAGTAAAACAGTTCGATCTAGAGATCCAGATATAAAGCAGTCTTTCCGAGAGCACAAACTTAGAGACACAACCCtgggaaaatgagaaaaaaatgatttttttaataataaaaaaatggaatgaaCAAGTACtgtattatataattatgagaTTTAAATGTATACATTACATAATGCCAAATACCAAACCTGTCATGGTGACCTTTGAAATATCTCAAATATTTGTTATCATGCAACGATAGAAGCCGCAAAGATTCTggattgattggaaatttttataatgaataTACAAAAATTTACTAACTACACAAAGATTATTGaagatgaaataaataataaacttacCATCCCAACCATTTTTTGAAGAGTAAATGACAGTTGTAGGATGAGATGTGAAGCAAACCAGGTCAACTCCATACTTCTTGCTATTAATTGTCTTCAAACATCTGGTGAGAACTAAGAAGTCTCAAAATTTCATCTTGATGCATACATGTAGATCagttaaaaaacaaaagaatggcAAGAAATTTTATAGAATCTAATAACatgacaaataatataaaaaaaaatcttgattgtGCTTTATTTCCACAATCCATGTAATGTAACTATTTAGCTCCAAATGTTTCGTAGTTAATAAACCCAATCTGTTACCAGAATTTGCCACATCAAATCAAATCATGATACAATCTTTTAAATCATACTAGAGGCATCAACTGTTTTGCTGAAATGAAAGAAGAGGGGCAAAAAAGCAGAATCACAATGCAACAATTTCAACAAATTTGAGGATAAAAAAGATTGTTTTCAACTATTCATTCAATTGTCTATATAATTGAAGCAATAAATAAAACGGGGGCTTACGTTCCACTGGTAACATCATACAGACGAATGGATTCATCATCACTAGCAGTTACTAGATAATTGGATGCCCTGTGAAAATCCAACGAACTTATTCTACCATTCTGAAAAAAAGAATATgcacataaaaattaaagaaaaagaaaaataaacgcAATGAAAAAGCAATTTCTGGTCGCTGAATCCTCAAACATTAGAAACACTGCCCTTGTGTAAAAAAGAACAGAAAATGCAATGGCGGAAATGCTCACTCACATAGTCTTTGAAGGACATTCCCACTTCCATACTCTGAAGAATTTCTTCACAGAGTTCCAGAGAcaccttctcttctctctccacTTGTGTCCCTACAAACACTCAAAATGTAAGAAAACCAAGGGAAAAAGCAAATAGAACAGAGCAAAAATGTAACATCTAAAATCGATGACAATTTTGAAATACCTCCCATTTTTTAGCTATACTTCGCCGCCTTAGGTATCTGAAAAGTTGAGGAAGATTAAGTGGAATAAGATTGCAACTATGCCCGATCGAAAATTGAAAGAGACCTTAGTCCAACTCCTACACTGTGTTTTGGATGTTGTATGAAACGGaattagaagaaaagaaaataattaaaataatgccaaagaaattaattttaaattgttttttactGTTTTCCAATTCAAAACACAATGCCGAAGAAATCTAAACAAGTAATTACAAAGATACATGTTCCGTACAGTCTCTATTGATCCTGAGAATTTCTACTCGCTTCTCCAGGAAAGTCCCAAAGAGCTTGTGAATAAAAAGCCCATTTCAAGCAAAGActtctcacaaaaaaaatagcGGACTACACCTTCAGTCAACACAACAGATTGAAACCAATTAAAATTAACCTAAAACTGGGAAAAGTCTTGAACAATCTTAAAAGCGCACCAATAcataaatagaaaacaaacattCCTGAGTCTGAGATCGTCTAGATCAAATTATTATCAatagaaacaaattaattttatctacgGAAAACGTCAGAAATTTCTATTTCTCATAAAAATGGAATCGATTAAGAGATTTCGTTCTTACCAATCACGAAATCAAAATCGAGAAATTTTAGATGAatggaaagagagagagagagagagagagactacGAGAAACTTCGAGCTGGTCGAGGAGGAGATGCGAAAGAAGATGTGGGCGGCGCAGGTGGTGTTCGGAATTATGAGGGAGCGGTTTGAGACGACGGTGACGGTGTGAGAAGAGGGAATCAAATGAAGaagggtgttgctaggtacACCCATCATTATtactggtgcacccagcacttaacgtgaaaagacaaaaatactcttgcatatttttaaaaatgtttttatccaCCCAGTTCATTCAGGTTGATCCGCATATGCAATGAGTTGATCTCCAGTTGATATAGATGATCCGCAAacttcttacggatcaacttgatccgcaagtGACTtacaaatcaacttgatccgtaaaaagtttgcagatcaacttgatctgtaagaAGCTTGCAGATCAAGTTAATCCGCGagttgatttttaagacttatggatcaagttgatccgtaagtcttttatgtatcaagttgatccgcgagttgatttttaagacttacaaatcaagttgatctgtaagtcttttacggatcaagttgatccgcgaGTTGATTTTCAAGacatacagatcaagttgattcgtaagtcttttacggatcaaATTAATCCGCGagttgatttttaagacttacggatcaagttgatccataagtctttcacggatcaagttgatccgtaagtcttttacggatcaacaATTGGCAGTACAAAAATTATAAGCTTCAAACGGTTGCAACTTTTGATAAAAATGTCCGTTTGAGACccataatatgttaaaatgctcaaaattgaaggaGGAATCCCCCGGTAAATTTCCAAAGGGGATTTGGTCAactcatttttccaaaaaatgcaTCTAAGTAGCTGAAAAATaggatttaagattaaaaaaaaataggatttggtcaacttgatctgtaagcTTCTTACATATCAACTTGATCcacaagttgatttttaagacttacaGATCAGGTTGATCCGTAAaatacttacggatcaacttgattcgtaagtcctaaaaatcaacttgcgaatcaacttgatccgtaaaggGATAAAGAAGGCAGGAGTAATTTGGTCATTTTTAaagaatgctgggtgcacctagcaacactcaatGAAGAAAGAGACGGGTTGTGGGGGACTCAAAtgaaataatagaaaatttaaGCAAGGACTTAACTTCAAAAACGTACAACTAGGTACACACATAGCCTCATTAACTGAGGTGTCTTTAATCTATTCGTCTAGTCggaaagtttttttcttttatttgaaaatgttagttagtATTTTGTTATTAGATTTTGTAAGTGGAAGAATTTAAACCTTtggcctctttttttttttctctttattaccAAGCCAATTAAATGAAAGTACCAAAATGCGACGATTCTCGAGGGTCCATCttaaaataaacacttaacCAAATTACATATTCAATTTGACATACAAATACCCAAGCATATGATTTATGTTTGTTTGGGTAATAATAATGAGATTCATCAATATCATGCAAGTATAGttaggattttcagaaaaagatGTTATTTGTTTGGTGATAAATAAAAACGATATTAAAAGATTTGAGTGACCGAAACTGAAACAATTACTTTCAAagtaataggaaaaaaaaaaacaacaacttgTATTGATGTAACCTTTCATAGTTTGTTCTTCTTATGATGTATAAAGAATGCATTTTTAGTTCTTTTCAAGTACTTGAGGATTTTTTTTCTGGCAATCCAATTACTTTCTTTGGGATTTGACTAACATATGCTCAACATGTTTAAAGCGTACAAAACATTAAATTGAgtacataatataaaatatgtgatATATCCATTCCAATTGTTGAAGTATACAAAATTCTATTCATGCAGTCCTATGCCGAAGGATATTGGGCCTTGGACAAGCTTACACCATGTTCCCTAAACACATTCTTTATTGGGTTCTTGCATATGAaccatttttcaatattttgtttacATACCTATACTTCAAATCAGGTTAAGAAGTTTCTTTGATTTATCTTTATATATCTTGATTCACTATACATGGGAAGTCTCACCTAAATCCTTTATGGAGAAACAATTCTCAAGCCAAGTTTTAACAAAATGTAAGGCAAGAATGTCATTTCCAATAAATAGTATGTCTTCTCCATACAACATTAAGACGAGAATACTCCCACCAACCTTCTTATAGACATAATGATCATCCTCATTGTTGATGCATATGATACAACATTCTTTAGTTacatcatcaaaacaaaaatccaacttttgttaaatttcttttaaccATATGCATAAATTTGTTTGAAGTTTTGTATTTTATCAAACTATTAAATTGACCAAAAATGAATATTAGGTAATAATATGAAAACAACCTATATTATagatatgaaaaacttaattaagttaaattaaaatagaagtgttttgtttaagaaaaataaaaaataattaaaattataagataattgacagataataattaaaaatagattatggtttttaacataattactaTTCATTTTCATGTACTTTAGAGTAGAAATAAAAAGGTATGAGATtcaaactttttatttctttccccTTTTATTTTCACCATACCAAACATTctttatttctcattttctctctatttcattttgtttctttcttttcattctatttAAATGCTAccaaacaaaagataaataCTATTCCTTCTTAAATCAAAACTAGTGCATAtttttcatacaaaaaaatagattaagctcaaataaaaattatttccacTTTATTGGATGACGATGGTATTCTAAAATGAGAAATGCTAGTGACattctttttttaacattttgtcTATGACTAACTCAAATTTTTTGGACATCACCAATTTTGGTGGGTTCCACTTCTAAATAAGGAGAGATAATCATTAAATGAGAAGTGAACTCACAAAattggtattttttaaataaatttcatgtaATCATAAAGAGTGTTAAAAAGAGAATATCAAAAAGAGTGTTGTTAGcattctaacaaaaactaacaactaacattgactgataaaaaaaaatattgatagcaTTCATCTTCTAAAATTGAAAAGAGAAtgtttatctataaaaaaaatgtatttaacattttatataatattattttttatatttctctaCTACATCAATAATTGTATCTCACACCCTCTTTtctctttatctctttctttgttgtataattttttcCGTTCCAATATGTACCTACACAGTGGTAAACATGTAACTTTCCTTATTCCTTATGTCTTCTTGAAGTGCTCTTTCCTTCACAATATAGTACTCGACAGTTTGGaggcactactaaaaaaataactttttacgaCACCTATTCTACgacggtggcatttttgtaattatagtaataaaaattgcattttatgacgcacattttaagacggttattgaaaatcgccttagaatgttatatGTAATAAACTTTATGACGGGTTTTAGTAAAAAATCGTCGTaattcagaaagaaaaaaaaaaaaagcaaaagcgCGCAGCAGCTAGCAACAACCGTACTCCCACCTTCCCACATTCAAGCCCTAGCCTCTTCCTTGTTCTTTCAATTGAACCCTAGCCTCTTCTTTGTTCATCCATTGAACCCTATCCACTTTGACATTCAAGCACGTACCCGCTCTTCCTTGTTCTTCCATTCAATTCGACGAGGTGGACGACTCGACAGTCCTTCCCAGCTCAAAGTTCCTTTGAATCAAGGAGTGGCAGTTCGTGAAGAGCAGGGCTTTCTCCACGGTCCTTAATGGCTAGACATAGTACATAAGCGCACACTTTCCTTGTTTGGTGTTCACTCCCAGTAGGGTTGCTTTGCCTTGCCTCGCTAAAGCTATTGCTTTGCTTTGCAACTCACAAAATGCCACCCTTTTCTCTTTCTCGTGACCCTATCTAATATCTatcatttaatttcatttcattctctTCCTATCGAATCTCTCTGCAACACTCACATCACAGTAGCAATGGGCGCTTCTTTGCCCCCCAAGAAGGCCAACCTCTTCAAGCTTATTGTCGTAAGCTTTGAT
Proteins encoded in this window:
- the LOC114383285 gene encoding protein ANTHESIS POMOTING FACTOR 1-like isoform X1; its protein translation is MGGTQVEREEKVSLELCEEILQSMEVGMSFKDYNGRISSLDFHRASNYLVTASDDESIRLYDVTSGTCLKTINSKKYGVDLVCFTSHPTTVIYSSKNGWDESLRLLSLHDNKYLRYFKGHHDRVVSLSLCSRKDCFISGSLDRTVLLWDQRAEKCQGLLHVQGRPAISYDDQGLVFAIAFGGYIRMFDARKYEKGPFEIFSVGGDISDANVVKFSNDGRLMLLTTADGHIHVLDSFRGTLLSTYIVTPISCNSTLEASFSPEGMFVISGSGDGSIYAWSVRSGKEVASWRSATSDTGPPVIKWAPGSLMFATGSSELSFWVPDLSKLGSYVGRK
- the LOC114383285 gene encoding protein ANTHESIS POMOTING FACTOR 1-like isoform X2 — translated: MGGTQVEREEKVSLELCEEILQSMEVGMSFKDYNGRISSLDFHRASNYLVTASDDESIRLYDVTSGTCLKTINSKKYGVDLVCFTSHPTTVIYSSKNGWDESLRLLSLHDNKYLRYFKGHHDRVVSLSLCSRKDCFISGSLDRTVLLWDQRAEKCQGLLHVQGRPAISYDDQGLVFAIAFGGYIRMFDARKYEKGPFEIFSVGGDISDANVVKFSNDGRLMLLTTADGHIHVLDSFRGTLVLGMAASMHGVFEVAKKLQVGGVQLLILDLL